A section of the Carya illinoinensis cultivar Pawnee chromosome 12, C.illinoinensisPawnee_v1, whole genome shotgun sequence genome encodes:
- the LOC122290325 gene encoding protein SGT1 homolog, with translation MESDLERKAREAFIDDHFELAEQLYSQAIALDPTRAELFADRAQANLKLNNFTEAVADANRAIEMDPSLAKAYLRKGSACFNLEEYQTAKAALETGASLAPGDSRFTNLLKECDWLIAKETVDIPKHSSEKTTPTNVSSESFQPVDDLSNQATPTPAKPKYRHEFYQKPEEVVVTIFAKGIPAKNVSVDFGEQILSVSIDVPGEDAYHFQPRLFGKIIPSNCRYDVLSTKVEVRLAKAEPIHWTALEFSNANTVPQRVNASVIGSQRPAYPSSKPKKDWDKIEADVKKEEKDEKLDGDAALNKFFQNIYADADEDTKRAMKKSFVESNGTVLSTNWKEVGSKKVEGSPPDGMEVRKWEY, from the exons ATGGAGTCCGATCTAGAAAGAAAGGCGAGGGAAGCCTTCATCGACGACCACTTCGAGCTGGCCGAGCAGCTCTACTCCCAGGCCATCGCTCTCGACCCTACCCGGGCCGAGCTTTTCGCCGACCGCGCCCAGGCCAACCTCAAACTCAACAACTTCACTG AGGCTGTTGCTGATGCAAACAGAGCAATTGAAATGGACCCTTCGTTGGCAAAAGCATACTTGCGTAAAGG CTCTGCATGCTTCAATCTTGAAGAATATCAGACTGCAAAAGCAGCATTGGAAACGGGTGCATCTTTGGCTCCTGGAGATTCAAGATTCACCAATTTACTCAAAGAATGTGATTGGTTGATTGCAA AGGAAACTGTTGATATACCAAAGCACTCATCGGAGAAAACCACCCCAACAAATGTATCTTCAGAAAGTTTTCAGCCTGTGGATGACCTTTCCAATCAGGCGACACCAACACCAGCCAAACCAAAATACAG GCATGAATTCTACCAGAAGCCAGAGGAAGTGGTGGTGACTATCTTTGCTAAGGGTATACCTGCTAAAAATGTTTCCGTTGACTTTGGGGAACAAATA CTTAGTGTTAGCATTGATGTTCCTGGTGAAGATGCGTATCATTTTCAACCTCGCTTATTTGGAAAG ATAATACCTTCCAACTGTAGGTATGATGTTTTGTCTACCAAAGTTGAAGTTCGCCTCGCCAAAGCTGAACCAATACATTGGACAGCTCTTGAATTCAGCAATGCAAATACGGTTCCACAAAGGGTAAATGCCTCAG TTATTGGATCTCAAAGACCAGCTTACCcatcctcaaaaccaaaaaaggATTGGGATAAGATTGAAGCAGACGTGAAGAAGGAG gaGAAAGATGAAAAGCTCGATGGTGATGCAGCTTTAAACAAATTTTTCCAAAACATATATGCAGATGCTGATGAGGACACCAAAAGAGCGATGAAAAAATCGTTT GTTGAGTCAAATGGGACGGTGCTCTCCACGAACTGGAAGGAAGTGGGTTCAAAGAAGGTGGAGGGAAGCCCTCCTGATGGTATGGAGGTGAGGAAATGGGAGTACTAG